The DNA region CCGCCGTGGCCAAGGGCTTCCTCCAGCGGGTCTTAGGGGAGGGGGCGGTGAACCTGGTCTCGGCCCGGCCCCTCCTCAAGGAGCGGGGCGTGGCCCTCTATACCCGCCACACCGAGGAGGCCCAGGGGTACAGCCGCCTGGTGGAGGTGCGGCTTTCCACCGACCAGGAGGAGCGGCGGGCCCGGGGGGTGGTCATGGGGGGAAGGCCGCGGCTGGTGGGCATAGACGACTACGCCCTCGAGGTCGTCCCCGAGGGGTACATGCTGGTCTGCGTGAACTACGACCGCCCCGGGGTGGTGGGCCAGGTGGGGACCCTTTTGGGCGAGGCCGGGGTGAACATCGCCGGGATGCAGCTGGGCCGGGACGTCCCGGGCGGACGGGCCCTCTTCGTCCTCACCGTGGACGAGAAACCCGCCCCAGGGGTCCTGGAGGCCTTGAGGGCCCTCCCGGTCCTGGAGCGGGTGGACCTGGCCGAACTTTAGGCCTCTTCGTCCGCTGGGTCCAGCCCACACCACAGGAGGAGGGCGAGCCTTAGCCCAAAGACGGAGAGGTGACCCGTGGCCACCAGCACCATCACCGTGACGCTGGCCAACGGCTCCAGCCGGACCGGGTAGCCGTTCGCTCCCAGGGTCCAGGCCATGGCGTGCAGGGCGGTGCGCTTGTTGCCGTCCACGAAGGGGTGGCCCCGCGTCAGACGATACCCCAGGGCGGCCACCTGGGAGAAGAAGGTGGGGTAGAAGCCGGTGCGGGGAGCATAGGCGGCGCTTTCCAAAAGGTTTCTGTCCCTAAGGCCGGGGACACCGCCCGTGCGCCGCAGAATCTCCTCGTGCGCCTCCAGGAGGGCTTGGGGGGTCAAAAACTTGTGCCCGCCGTGTCGGTAGTAGAGCCTTGGGGCCGACACGGGGGTCAGTAGCGGGCCAGGAGCCGGAAGGTCTCCAGGTTTTCCTCGAGAATCTTGCGCATGAGGGCCCGGGCCTCCTCCGCCTGCGCCTGGCCCTTTGGGGGCGTTCTCCTCACCACCCGGACCTTGCCCTTGGTCCTCTTGGCCTTCATCAAGGGCGAGTATAGCACACCCCCGCCGTGGGCCAGGCCACGGCGGGGGTGGGAGGAGGCCTAGGCGGTCTTCCTCTCTGCCATGCGGTTCTTCCAGAAGACCACCAGGGCGGAAACGATGTAGATGGAGCTGTAGGTCCCCACGAAGATGCCCACCAGGATGGCCAGGGAGAAGTCCCTAAGGACGCTCCCCCCCAGGAAGAGGAGGGCCAGGATGGGCAGGAGGGTGGTCAGGCTGGTCATCACCGTCCGGGAGAGGGTTTGGTTGATGGAGCGGTTGACCAGCTCGGTGTAGGGCATCCCCCGGAGGAGCTTCTGGTTCTCCCGGATCCGGTCCGAGACCACGATGGAGTCGTTGATGGAGTAGCCCACGATGGTGAGGAGGGCGGCGATGGTGGGGATGGAGAACTCCAGGCCCAGAAGGCTGTACATCCCCGCCACGATGGCCACGTCGTGGGCCACGGCCAAGACGCTCGCCACCCCGAACATCCAGTCAAACCGGAAGGCCACGTAGATGAGGATCAGGCCCAGGCCCACCAGCACCGCCATGACCGCATTCCGCCTCAGCTCCGAGCCGATGGCGGGCCCCACGGTCTCCGACTGGAGGACACTGGCCTTCAGCTTCTCCCCAAGCAGGCGCTCGAGGCCCAGCCGCTTCTCCTCGGAAAGGGGCGGGAGCTTCAGGCTGTACTCCCGGTAGCTCGCCGTTGGGGCCTGGACCTCGGTGATCACCGCTTCCTTGGCTGGGTAGCCGTTTTCCTCCAGGAACCGCCTTAGGGTGTCCACCCCGGTCTCAGGGGTGGCCCGCACCAAAAGCGCGGTGCCGCCGGTGAAGTCTATGCTGTAGTTGAACCCCTTGGTGAGGACGATGCCCCCGCCCAAAAGGGCCAGGATCAGGCTCAGGGTGGTGACCACCGGGGCGATGCCCATGAAGTTGAACCGGGGGTCCACCAGCCACATGGGGGGCTTGACCTCCCGCCTTTCCCCGATTCTCTCCAGCAGGTAGCGGCTGAAGACCAGGTTGGAGAAGACGCTGGCCACCACCCCGATGGCCAGGACCACGGCGAAGCCCCGCACCGGCCCGGTGGCGTACTGGTAGAGGGCCGCCGCCGCCAGGAGGTGGGCGATGTTCACGTCCAAGATGGTGAGGGTGGAGTGGCGGAACCCCTCGGGGATGGACTTGCGAAAAGGCTTGCCGGCCCGGATCTCCTCCTTGATCCGCTCAAAGGAGAGGACGTTCCCGTCCACCGCCGCCCCCAGGGTGAGGACCAGGCCCGCGATGCCGGGCAGGGTCAGGGTGGCCCCCAGGCCGGAGAAGAGGCCCAGGATGATGAGGGAGGTGTACAGGAGGCCCAAGGAGGCCACCAGGCCCAGCCAGAAGCCGTAGTAGACGAAGATGAGGACGAAGATGGCCAGGCTGCCGATAAGGGCGGCCCGGATGCCCGCCTCAATCGCGTCCTGCCCCAGGGTGGGGCCGATGGCCCGGGTTTCCACCACCTTCAGGGCCACGGGCAGGGAGCCCGAGCGGAGGACCAGGGCGATCTCGCTGGCCTCCTCCACGCTGGAGAGGCCCTCTATGACCGCCTGGCCGCCGGTGATGGCCTGCCGGATCACGGGGGCGGTGTAGACCTTCCCGTCCAGGACGATGGCGAGCCGCTTGCCCACGTTCTGGCGCGTGACCTCCTCAAACTTCTTCGCCCCTTCCGGGGTGAAGGTGAGGGAGACCTGGGGGCGGCCGAACTGGTCAAACACCGCCCGGGCGTCCGCCAGGTCGGCCCCGGTGAGGAGGGCCGGCCCCAGATCCTCGGGCTTGATCAGGTCCTTCTCCAACTCCTCCCGCTTGAGCCTGGGGTTTTCCCGGAGGGCCTGGTTGATCTGGGAGACGGTGGTCCCCGTGGCCCCCTCCTTCAGGATGCGGAACTCCAGGACCGCCCTCTGCCCGATGAGCTTGAGGGCCTTCTCCTGGTCGGCCTGGGAGAGGCCGGGAAGCTCCACCACGATCCTTTTCTGCCCCTGGACCTGGATCAGGGGCTCGGCCACGCCCAGGGCGTTGATCCGGTTCTCCAGGACTGTGCGGGCCTTTTCCAAGTCGTCCGGGGTGGGGTTCTCCACGTCCGCCTCGAGGACGATCCTCAACCCCCCCTTCAAATCAAGGCCGAGCCGGATCCTGGGCTCGTCCTTGGCCCAGGGCTTCCACAAGAACATGACCGCCGCGAGAAAAACGAGCAAGAGCAAAACGCCCGTCCACCTTCCTTGCATACCGCGCTCCTTTCGTAAACCGCCTCTAGGTCCCTTTTGACCCTCCGCCAGAGCCTGGTCTTGGCGAGGGCTTTCCTACGCTTTTCCCAGCTTGCAGGGGCCCCGGGTGGCCTTAGCCCCCTTCCAAAAGCAGGTGGCGGTAAAGGAGGAAGAGCCTCCCGGCGGGCCTGGGGGGGGTCCTTGGGGAAGGCGGGACGAGGGGGGTGTGGACCCCGGGGCGGGGCGGGGGCTTGGGCGGCTCGGCCAGGCGGAAGGGGAGGGGGAAGGAGGGGGAGGCCGGCCGGTCCCAGGCGGGCAGCCCTTCCTGGGCGAGAAGGCCCTGGAGGGCCTTGCCGGCGCTCTCCTTCTGGGCGAGGGGCCTCTCCCCGAGGAAGGGGAAGGCCAAGGCCAGGGCCAGAAGGAGCCGGCCGCTCTTCCAGAAGGACCCCCGGGCGCCTTGCATGCGGCGTTTCCTCAGGCGGGGACCTCAACCATCTGGAAGGCTTCCACCACGTCGCCTTCCTGGAAGTCGTCAAACCCCTCGAGGCCGAGCCCGCACTCGTACCCCTGGGCCACCTCCCGCACGTCCTCCTTGAAGCGCTTGAGGCTGGCGATCCGCCCTTCCCAGATGGGCTGGCCCTTCCGGAGGACGCGCACCTGGGCGTTTCTGGGGATGCGGCCCTGGGTCACCATGCACCCGGCCACCTGCTTGCCCGTGGGGAGGCGGAAGACGGCCCGCACTTCGGCCCGGCCCAGGACCTCCTCCTTGTACTGGGGCGCCCGCTGCCCCTTGACCATGTTCCGCACCTCGTCTATGAGCTCATAGATGATGCGGAAAGTCTTGAGGAGGACCCCCTTCTCCTCGGCCTTCTTCTTCACCGAGCCGGGCGGGTTGACCCCGAAGGCCAAGATGGCCGCATTCGCCGTGGAGGCCAGGAGGACGTCGGACTCGGTGGGGGCGCCCACCTGGGCCAGGAGGACGTGGACCTTCACCTCGTCGGTGCTCTCCCGGGCCAGGATGGCCTGGATGGCCTCGAGGCTCCCTTGGGTGTCCGCCCGGAGGATGAGGTTCACCTCCTTCTCTTCCTTTTCCCCTAGCATCTGCAAAAGGTCGGCCATGGTCCTGGGCCGCCGGCTCTTTTCCTCCTCCTCCCGGCGGAGCCGCTCCTCCTTGCGCTCCTCTGCGATCTCCTTGGCCGCCTCCTGGTCGGGGACCCACTCCACCGTGTCCCCCGCGTGGGGGAGCTCGGAGAAGCCCAGGACCTGGACGGGCTTGCCCGGCCCCGCCTCCTGGAGGCGGTTCCCGTCCGAGTCGGTCATGGCTCGGATGCGGCCGTAGACTTCCCCGGCCACCACGTAGTCCCCCACCCGGAAGGTCCCCTCCTGGACGAGCATGTTCACCAGGACTCCCGCCAGCTTGTCCAGCTTGGACTCCAGGATCACCCCCCGGGGCTCCGCGTTCGGGTCGGCCCGCAGGTCCTCCAGCTCCGCCAGAAGCAGGATCATCTCCAAGAGGTCCTGCACCCCCTGGCCGGTCTTGGCGCTGATGGGGACCACGATGGCGTCCCCGCCGTACTCCTCAGGGACGAAGCCCAGCTCCATGAGCTGGCGCTTGACCTTTTCGGGGTCGGCCTGGGGGAGGTCTATCTTGTTGATGGCGAAGATGATCTTCGCCCCCGCCGCCTTGGCGTGGGCGATGGCCTCCTCCGTCTGGGGCATGACCCCGTCGTCCGCGGCGATGACGATGACGGCGATGTCCGCCACCCGCGCCCCCCGCTGGCGGATGGTGGTGAAGGCCTCGTGCCCGGGGGTGTCTATGAAGACCACGGTCCCCTGGGGGGTCTTCACCTCAAAGGCGCCCACGTGCTGGGTGATCCCCCCGGCCTCCTTCTCGGCGATCCGGCTCTTGCGGAGGTAGTCCAGAAGGGTGGTCTTCCCGTGGTCCACGTGGCCCATGATGACCACCACGGGGGGGCGCTTGGGAAGGGACTTGCGGCGCTCCTCCTCGGCGAGCTTCTCTTGAAGGCCTCGCTGTTCCCGGACGAGCTCCCGCACCGCCTCCGCGTCCTCCTCGCTGAGGGTGGAGGCGTGGGACTTGTAGGCCACCCCCATCTGGTCCAGGAGCTCGAGGAGCTCCTCGTTCTTCATCCCGAGCTCCTTGGCCAGCTGGTAGATCCGTATTTTTGCCATGCGCACCTCCTTACGCGAAAAACGCCCTGAGCGCCTCGGAAAGCGCCTTGGCCTGGCCCTTGGCGAAGCGGCGGAGCTTCTTCTCCTCCCAGCACTCGGGGGAGTCCTTGCACACGTAGGCCCCCCGGCCGGGCTTCTTGCCCGTGGGGTCTATCTCCACCCCGGCCGTGGTCAGGAGGAGGCGCAGAAGCTCCCCCTTGGGCCTCCGCCTGCGGCAGGCCACGCACATGCGCTCCGGGACATGCTTACTCATCCTTGAAAAGCCGTTCAAAGGCCTCGGCCATTTCCTTCTTCTTGGCCTCCTCCTCCTCCAGGGCGGCCTTCCGGATGGCCTCGTCCAGGTCGGAGACCTCCGCCTCCTCAAACTCTATGTCAAACCCGGTGAGCTTGGAGGCCAGCCGGACGTTCTGCCCCCCCGTGCCGATGGCCAGGGAGTGCTGGTCCTTGGAGACCCGGACCTTGGCCTTCTTCTTCTCCAGGTCCACCTCTATGGAGCCCACCTGGGCGGGGGAAAGGGCGTTGCGGATGAACTCCTTGGGGTCCTTGGCCCAGAGGATGATGTCCACCTTTTCCCGGCCCAGCTCGGCGGAGACCGCCTGGATGCGCTGCCCCTTGTGCCCGATGCAGGCGCCGATGGGGTCCACGTTGGGGTTGTGGCTCGTCACCGCCACCTTGCTCCGGCGGCCGGGTTCGCGGGCCACGGCCTTGATCTCCACGATGCCCTCGGCGATCTCCGGCACCTCCTGCTTGAGCAGGTGCTTCAGGAGCTCCTCGTGGGCCCGGGAGACCAGGAGGGAGGGCCCCTTGGCCGACTTGTCCACCTTCTTCAGGTAGACCTTGATCCGCTGGCCGGGGTGGTACTTCTCCGTGGGGATCTGTTCGCTCCGGGGCAGGTAGGCCTCTCCCCGGCCCAGCTCCACGAAGACGTTGCCCTTGTTGTCCACCCGGGTGACCTGGCCGGTGAGGACCTGCCCCTCCTTGTCCTTGTACTCGTTGTAGATCCGGTTCCGTTCCGCCTCCTTGAGGCGCTGGGTCAGGACCTGGCGGAGGTTCTGGATGGCGATGCGGGAGAACTCCTGGGGGTCAATGGGGAACTCCATCTCCTCCCCCACCTGGACCTCCGGGTCGTACTGGAGGGCTTCGGAGAGGGCGATCTCCTTGTCGGGGTCCGTCACCTTCTCCACCACCCGCTTGACCTCCACCATCTCAATCTGGCCCGTCTGGGGGTCCAGGTAGACCTCCACCTGGGGGCCCTTGCCCGCCTCGATGTCTTCCTTGCTGAGCTTCTTCTCCCTCAGGAGGTACGCCTTCTTCAGGGCGTCCTCAAAGGCGGCGAGAAGCTCCTCCGTGCTCACGCCCCGTTCCAGGGCCACCTGCTGCATCGCTTCCACAAACTCCCGGTTCATGTTCACCTCGGTGTTTCGGGCCACTCGGCGAGGTTCGCCTTGAAGGTGCCCAGCTCCAGCCTCTTCTCCTCCTTGCCCACCTGAAAGACCACGTGGTTCTCTTCCACCCGGAGGATCCTCCCGGTGAAGCTCTCCTCGCCCACCACCTTGGCCTTCAGGCCTTGGAACCGCTCAAAGTGCCGCCGGGTGAGGAGGGGGCGCCTGGGCCCTGGGGACTCCACCAGAAGGCGGTAGCTCCCCGGGATGGGGTCCTTTTCGTCCAGGACCCGCTCAATGGCCCGGCTCGCCGCCTCGAGGTCCTTGAGGGTGATGGGGGCCTCGTCCTCCCGCTCGAGGCGGACGAGGAACTCCCCCCGGCCCAGGCTTACCTCCAAAACCACCAGGCCCAAGGGGCGCACCGCGTCCTGTACCAGGGCTTCCAGATCCATCCTCACCTCCACCGGCGAACAGGGGGTGGGTCTTGCCCACCCCCCGCCCTTGGGAGCACTGGCCTTAGTCTACACCGCCCGGCCCTTGACTACAAGGCCTTGAGCCTGCTATACTCAAGGCTGTCCGGTCCGAGCCCGGACAGACGGCGTGGGGGTGTTGTTGGATTCGACGGGGGCCTCCGAAGGTGTGGCTGCGCGCCGAGGTGCGGGTGGCCTCGTAAAAACCCGCAAAAGAACAAAGGCCAACAAGCCTGCTTACGCTATCGCGGCTTAATGACCGCGACCCCGCCCCTAAGCCCCGCCGGTGGCTCGAGGGCGCGGGGACACAAAACCGGCTAGCCGAGGGCAAGGTCCCGTAGCCCGAGGCGAAGCTTAAGCGGGACTCGCCCCTGGCCGCCCGTCCGTGGGCTAAGCCAGGGGGACACCCAAAACGCGGACTACGCGCGTAGAGGCCCACCGTAGGGACCTTCGGACGGGGGTTCAACTCCCCCCACCTCCACCAGATGGGCGCCCCCCTGGGGCGCCCTTATCCTTTGGGCCGAAGGTGGCCCAGTCCGGCATCGGTCCGGCCTTAAACCTGGTAAAGTGGACTCGGTGCCTTGGGCACCTCCTTCGGGGCGGGGTGGAAGTCCCCACCGGCGGTGAAAGCCCGCGAAGCCCCCAAAAGGGGCCCGACCCGGTGGAACTCCGGGGCCGACGGTGAAAGTCCGGATGGGAGAAGGAGGGCCGTTTTGCGGGAACTGGACGAGCGCTTTCTCCGTAGAGCCTTGCAGCTGGCCGAGCGGGCCCGCGGCCACACCTCCCCCAACCCCTTGGTGGGGGCGGTGGTGGTGAGGGACGGTCGGGTGGTGGGGGAGGGGTACCACCCCAAGGCCGGAGAGCCCCACGCCGAGGTCTTCGCCCTGCGCCAGGCGGGGCCCCTGGCCCGGGGGGCCACGGCCTACGTGACCCTCGAGCCCTGCGACCACTTCGGCCGCACCCCTCCTTGCTCCTTGGCCCTCCTGGAGGCCGGGGTGGCCCGGGTGGTGGTGGCGGCCCGGGACGTGAACCCGGTGGCCCAAGGAGGCTTGGAGCGGCTGAGGAGGGCGGGGGTGGCGGTGGAGGAGGGGCTTCTCGCCGAGGAGGCCGAGGCCCAGAACGAGGCCTTCTTCACCGCCCAGAGGAGGGGTCGGCCCTTCGTCCTCCTCAAGGCCGCCCTCACCCTGGACGGGAAGGTGGCCGTCCCTTCGGGGGACGCCCGCTGGGTCTCCTCGGAGCCCAGCCGCCGGGTGGCCCAGGCCTACCGGCAGTGGCTTCCCGCGGTGGGGGTAGGGGTGGGGACGATCCTCCAGGACGACCCCCTTCTCACCGTGCGCGACCCCGACTTCCGCCCCTTTCCCCAGATGCTGGAGCCTCCCCCCCTGCGGGACCCCTGGAAGGTGGTCCTGGACACCGAGGCCCGCACCCCCCCCACGGCCCGCCTCTTCCAGGAGGGCCCCCGGGGGGAGCCGGCCCGGGTCTGGGTCCTCGCGGGGAAGGGGGCGCCCAAGGAGCGGCTTTCCGCTTTGGAAAGGCGGGGGGCGCGGGTTTCGGAGCTCCCCCGGGAAGGGGGGAGGGTGAGCCTCGAGGCCGCTTTGGCCCTCCTCTGGGAGGAGGGGATAGACGGCCTCCTCCTGGAAGGAGGGCCCCGCCTGGCCGGGGCTTTTTGGGAGCGGGGCCTGGTGGACAAGGTGGCCTTCTTCCTGGCCCCCAAGCTTTTGGGGGAGGGGAGGGGGGTTTTGGAGGGGGTTTCGGTGGAGCGGATGGCCGAGGCCCGGAGGCTCCGCCTCGTGCGGCGGGAGTGGCTGGGGGAGGACCTTTGGCTGGAAGGGTATCCGGAGGGGTGAATGTTCACGGGACTGGTGGAGGAGACGGGCGTGATCCTAAAGCGGGAGGAGGGGAGCCTCCTCCGGCTCAAGGTGGGGGCCAAGCGGGTCCTGGAGGGGACCCGGGTGGGAGACTCCCTCGCGGTGAACGGGGCCTGCCTCACCGTGGTGGAGCTGGACAAAGAGGGGTT from Thermus filiformis includes:
- a CDS encoding type II toxin-antitoxin system death-on-curing family toxin is translated as MSAPRLYYRHGGHKFLTPQALLEAHEEILRRTGGVPGLRDRNLLESAAYAPRTGFYPTFFSQVAALGYRLTRGHPFVDGNKRTALHAMAWTLGANGYPVRLEPLASVTVMVLVATGHLSVFGLRLALLLWCGLDPADEEA
- the secD gene encoding protein translocase subunit SecD, whose product is MQGRWTGVLLLLVFLAAVMFLWKPWAKDEPRIRLGLDLKGGLRIVLEADVENPTPDDLEKARTVLENRINALGVAEPLIQVQGQKRIVVELPGLSQADQEKALKLIGQRAVLEFRILKEGATGTTVSQINQALRENPRLKREELEKDLIKPEDLGPALLTGADLADARAVFDQFGRPQVSLTFTPEGAKKFEEVTRQNVGKRLAIVLDGKVYTAPVIRQAITGGQAVIEGLSSVEEASEIALVLRSGSLPVALKVVETRAIGPTLGQDAIEAGIRAALIGSLAIFVLIFVYYGFWLGLVASLGLLYTSLIILGLFSGLGATLTLPGIAGLVLTLGAAVDGNVLSFERIKEEIRAGKPFRKSIPEGFRHSTLTILDVNIAHLLAAAALYQYATGPVRGFAVVLAIGVVASVFSNLVFSRYLLERIGERREVKPPMWLVDPRFNFMGIAPVVTTLSLILALLGGGIVLTKGFNYSIDFTGGTALLVRATPETGVDTLRRFLEENGYPAKEAVITEVQAPTASYREYSLKLPPLSEEKRLGLERLLGEKLKASVLQSETVGPAIGSELRRNAVMAVLVGLGLILIYVAFRFDWMFGVASVLAVAHDVAIVAGMYSLLGLEFSIPTIAALLTIVGYSINDSIVVSDRIRENQKLLRGMPYTELVNRSINQTLSRTVMTSLTTLLPILALLFLGGSVLRDFSLAILVGIFVGTYSSIYIVSALVVFWKNRMAERKTA
- the infB gene encoding translation initiation factor IF-2, with the protein product MAKIRIYQLAKELGMKNEELLELLDQMGVAYKSHASTLSEEDAEAVRELVREQRGLQEKLAEEERRKSLPKRPPVVVIMGHVDHGKTTLLDYLRKSRIAEKEAGGITQHVGAFEVKTPQGTVVFIDTPGHEAFTTIRQRGARVADIAVIVIAADDGVMPQTEEAIAHAKAAGAKIIFAINKIDLPQADPEKVKRQLMELGFVPEEYGGDAIVVPISAKTGQGVQDLLEMILLLAELEDLRADPNAEPRGVILESKLDKLAGVLVNMLVQEGTFRVGDYVVAGEVYGRIRAMTDSDGNRLQEAGPGKPVQVLGFSELPHAGDTVEWVPDQEAAKEIAEERKEERLRREEEEKSRRPRTMADLLQMLGEKEEKEVNLILRADTQGSLEAIQAILARESTDEVKVHVLLAQVGAPTESDVLLASTANAAILAFGVNPPGSVKKKAEEKGVLLKTFRIIYELIDEVRNMVKGQRAPQYKEEVLGRAEVRAVFRLPTGKQVAGCMVTQGRIPRNAQVRVLRKGQPIWEGRIASLKRFKEDVREVAQGYECGLGLEGFDDFQEGDVVEAFQMVEVPA
- a CDS encoding YlxR family protein, whose translation is MSKHVPERMCVACRRRRPKGELLRLLLTTAGVEIDPTGKKPGRGAYVCKDSPECWEEKKLRRFAKGQAKALSEALRAFFA
- the nusA gene encoding transcription termination factor NusA, with translation MNREFVEAMQQVALERGVSTEELLAAFEDALKKAYLLREKKLSKEDIEAGKGPQVEVYLDPQTGQIEMVEVKRVVEKVTDPDKEIALSEALQYDPEVQVGEEMEFPIDPQEFSRIAIQNLRQVLTQRLKEAERNRIYNEYKDKEGQVLTGQVTRVDNKGNVFVELGRGEAYLPRSEQIPTEKYHPGQRIKVYLKKVDKSAKGPSLLVSRAHEELLKHLLKQEVPEIAEGIVEIKAVAREPGRRSKVAVTSHNPNVDPIGACIGHKGQRIQAVSAELGREKVDIILWAKDPKEFIRNALSPAQVGSIEVDLEKKKAKVRVSKDQHSLAIGTGGQNVRLASKLTGFDIEFEEAEVSDLDEAIRKAALEEEEAKKKEMAEAFERLFKDE
- the rimP gene encoding ribosome maturation factor RimP; the encoded protein is MDLEALVQDAVRPLGLVVLEVSLGRGEFLVRLEREDEAPITLKDLEAASRAIERVLDEKDPIPGSYRLLVESPGPRRPLLTRRHFERFQGLKAKVVGEESFTGRILRVEENHVVFQVGKEEKRLELGTFKANLAEWPETPR
- the ribD gene encoding bifunctional diaminohydroxyphosphoribosylaminopyrimidine deaminase/5-amino-6-(5-phosphoribosylamino)uracil reductase RibD, with the protein product MRELDERFLRRALQLAERARGHTSPNPLVGAVVVRDGRVVGEGYHPKAGEPHAEVFALRQAGPLARGATAYVTLEPCDHFGRTPPCSLALLEAGVARVVVAARDVNPVAQGGLERLRRAGVAVEEGLLAEEAEAQNEAFFTAQRRGRPFVLLKAALTLDGKVAVPSGDARWVSSEPSRRVAQAYRQWLPAVGVGVGTILQDDPLLTVRDPDFRPFPQMLEPPPLRDPWKVVLDTEARTPPTARLFQEGPRGEPARVWVLAGKGAPKERLSALERRGARVSELPREGGRVSLEAALALLWEEGIDGLLLEGGPRLAGAFWERGLVDKVAFFLAPKLLGEGRGVLEGVSVERMAEARRLRLVRREWLGEDLWLEGYPEG